The following are from one region of the Stigmatopora argus isolate UIUO_Sarg chromosome 9, RoL_Sarg_1.0, whole genome shotgun sequence genome:
- the arap3 gene encoding arf-GAP with Rho-GAP domain, ANK repeat and PH domain-containing protein 3 isoform X1 — protein MVVASTLDANTAVETLLAAIHLERYRASFQRAGLLSAADAVHLDHDALVSLGITATGHRKRILGLLSRVQRRDARTDDRAAWPEEGRSPEAASTPKPVPKPRTVFNRRRTAPVDFRPGAADAGPSPERRLSRESGHFPILDGVNSPPWSPRRREEAAPSNASGVSLPPVPPRLARKVPTPEGPPSPGGAHHEPSFSATLTTSTSSAEMETTGDDIYWGAAASAPPAPGEGNGRDSGGALSRHSSGSARGEYGRAREVTRQENIYAFAQADEPAESDDVIGPYCESPFQRIGVEDGGSGSGPPPDGDEDQTISPYASYASVGDRATPIISGWLDKLSPQGNYVFQKRFVKFDGKNLTYFGNEKDAYPKGVVPLAAIQMARPSKDNKFEIVTSRRIFVFKADNEALRRRWMSTLQDHVRDQLVFGRGWLGPGPHCQKHGFLELKGTKSKVYVAINTEQIWLYKSQQCFRAGIGIAAIEARGATIRDGKHRSFDLITPYRTFSLTADSDREKRDWTEALRDAIAETLSDYEVAEKIWSNRSNRTCADCRAVNPDWASINLCVVICKNCAGQHRGLGTMVSKVQSLKLDTSVWSNQIVQLFIMLGNDRANEFWAARLPPSEELDCDATPGQRRDFIGLKYREGRFRLDHPAFASQEQLLKVLCSAVSEHTLLKTVTHIFSEAIEYRLTADSRGKGATPDPLDPYPASDPAVYDEIMKTVLHSGFLFKANCASKGTLSRRSGEDFQKFWCTVDRSLLFYPSEGSAESCMEIGLKDVLCLGVGRPDSPDGFVDRFRYTFELYLTSDKVYQFGVETAEALHTWTSSIGKAATPLSCHCLLAREFERVGRLRYRAMLDPRQWKEAHFVLQKSNLFICPRNDGAAEDIVNLKRLQELSVTSENLDHEKKDVLVLVEKGRTFHLRGVGRADFGLWYADIQRAGGGKGDALREQQLSRNDIPIIVDSCIAFITQYGLGHEGIYRKNGAKSRIKLLMEEFRRDARRVKLRIGDHFIEDVTDVLKRFFREIDDPVFVADLHPLWQEAASEWLARSVGSGRHWPGSPRNAPRSVFPSEIKLKGSRLDRYKEIIRTLPRVNRMTLASLVSHLYRVQKCANLNQMCTKNLSLLFAPSLFQTDGKGEHEVKIVEDLIDNYLCIFDIDEEHQNQMELEISLITSWKDTQLSQAGDLIIEVYLETKTPDSCITLKVSPNMCAEELTNQVLYMRNVPAGDRDVWMTFEVIEDGQLERPLHPKEKVLEQALQWCKMADPSSAYLLVKRVPKGNGIDIFTSYKSDLMKVGVLRCREEPPKLLQGNKFQERSFQIKKNKLLLLKDKKSLKAEKEWPLKNMKVYMGVRRKLKAPTRWGFTLMSPKHQLFLCCPSEADLWDWVSSFLRAQNKEPGPPVLRRHSSSDIAKQKFGTMPLVPIRGDESNRGMLSANQTLRKLHDRRTLSMFFPMKVQQDSAEEGRQSPEPLYEEVGDFGLQVLKSLETSFLCGNETRELPDPPLPVARSDPEPEADPRPQAACTPAQELLLREMSSAFGGKAQLEEAEGISLL, from the exons ATGGTCGTCGCGTCGACGCTGGACGCTAACACGGCGGTGGAAACGCTTCTGGCCGCCATCCACCTGGAGAG GTACCGGGCCTCCTTCCAGAGAGCCGGCCTCCTGTCGGCCGCTGACGCGGTCCACTTGGATCACGACGCCCTGGTAAGCCTGGGGATCACGGCCACCGGACATCGCAAACGGATCCTGGGACTCCTGTCGCGCGTCCAGAGACGGGACGCCCGGACGGACGATCGCGCAGCGTGGCCCGAGGAAGGCCGGTCCCCCGAGGCGGCCTCCACGCCCAAGCCGGTGCCCAAACCCAGAACCGTTTTCAACCGGCGTCGCACGGCGCCGGTCGACTTTCGCCCCGGCGCCGCGGACGCTGGCCCGTCCCCGGAACGGAGGCTCTCCCGGGAGTCGGGCCACTTCCCCATCTTAGACGGCGTAAACTCGCCTCCATGGAGTCCCCGTCGGCGGGAGGAGGCGGCGCCCTCGAATGCGTCGGGCGTCTCTCTGCCGCCCGTTCCGCCGAGGCTGGCCCGGAAGGTCCCGACCCCCGAGGGGCCTCCTTCTCCCGGGGGGGCGCACCACGAGCCGTCGTTTTCCGCCACGCTCACGACGTCGACTTCGTCCGCCGAGATGGAGACGACCGGCGACGATATCTACTGGGGCGCCGCGGCCTCGGCCCCTCCCGCGCCCGGCGAAGGGAACGGGAGAGACAG CGGAGGGGCTTTGAGCCGCCACTCCTCGGGATCGGCCAGAGGTGAGTACGGCCGCGCCAGGGAGGTGACGCGGCAAGAAAACATCTACGCCTTTGCGCAAGCAGACGAGCCCGCCGAGTCGGACGACGTCATCGGCCCCTACTGCGAAAGCCCCTTTCAAAGAATCGGAGTCGAGGACGGCGG CTCCGGCAGCGGGCCGCCCCCGGATGGCGACGAGGACCAGACCATCTCGCCGTACGCCAGCTACGCCTCTGTGGGCGACAGGGCCACGCCCATTATCAGCGGTTGGCTGGACAAACTCTCGCCGCAGGG GAACTACGTTTTCCAGAAGCGCTTTGTCAAGTTTGATGGAAAAAATCTCACTTACTTTGGAAACGAGAAG GACGCGTACCCAAAAGGAGTGGTCCCGTTGGCCGCCATCCAAATGGCCCGTCCTTCTAAAGACAACAAATTTGAAATAGTGACCAGTCGGCGCATCTTTGTATTTAAGGCCGATAACGAGG CGCTGAGGCGGCGTTGGATGTCCACGCTGCAGGACCACGTTCGAGACCAGCTGGTGTTCGGCAGAGGCTGGTTGGGCCCCGGCCCTCACTGTCAGAAGCACGGCTTTCTGGAGCTGAAAGGAACCAAGTCCAAAGTTTACGTGGCCATCAACACGGAGCAGATTTGGCTATACAAGAGCCAACAG TGCTTTCGCGCGGGGATCGGCATCGCCGCCATCGAGGCCCGCGGCGCCACCATTCGGGACGGCAAGCACAGAAGTTTTGACCTCATCACGCCCTACAGAACCTTCAG CTTGACGGCCGACTCGGATCGGGAGAAGCGCGACTGGACGGAGGCTCTCCGGGACGCCATCGCCGAGACCCTGTCCGACTACGAGGTGGCGGAGAAGATCTGGTCCAACCGCTCCAACCGCACGTGCGCCGACTGCCGGGCCGTCAACCCCGACTGGGCCTCCATCAACTTGTGCGTGGTCATCTGCAAGAACTGCGCCG GCCAACACAGGGGTCTGGGGACCATGGTTTCAAAAGTTCAGAGTCTGAAACTGGACACCAGCGTGTGGAGCAATCAGATCGTTCAG CTCTTCATCATGTTGGGGAACGACCGCGCTAACGAGTTCTGGGCGGCCCGCTTGCCCCCGTCGGAAGAGCTGGACTGCGACGCCACGCCGGGCCAGAGACGAGACTTCATCGGACTGAAGTACCGAGAAGGGCGCTTCCGACTGGACCACCCGGCTTTCGCCAGCCAGGAACAGCTTCTCAAG GTTTTGTGTTCGGCAGTCTCGGAACACACGCTCCTCAAAACCGTCACGCACATCTTCTCCGAGGCCATAGAGTATCGGCTGACCGCCGACTCTCGGGGGAAAGGAGCGACCCCAGACCCGCTGGATCCGTACCCGGCCTCCG ATCCCGCCGTCTATGACGAGATCATGAAGACGGTCCTGCACTCGGGTTTCCTCTTCAAGGCCAATTGCGCCAGCAAGGGGACGCTTTCCCGCAGATCTGGAGAAG ACTTCCAGAAGTTCTGGTGCACCGTGGATCGATCGCTTCTTTTCTACCCGTCGGAAGGATCGGCGGAATCGTGCATGGAGATCGGCCTGAAGGACGTGCTGTGTTTGGGAGTCGGCCGACCCGACTCGCCCGACGGTTTCGTAGACAG GTTCCGCTACACCTTTGAGTTGTATTTGACATCGGACAAAGTCTATCAGTTTGGCGTGGAGACGGCCGAGGCTCTGCACACCTGGACCAGTTCCATCGGGAAG GCCGCCACGCCGCTGAGCTGCCATTGCCTGCTCGCTCGGGAGTTTGAGCGCGTCGGACGCCTGCGCTACCGGGCCATGTTGGACCCTCGGCAGTGGAAGGAGGCGCACTTTGTCCTGCAAAAGTCCAACCTCTTCATCTGCCCCCGAAACGACGGCGCCGCCGAAGACATCGTCAACCTGAAGCGCCTGCAGGAGCTCA GCGTGACTTCGGAAAACCTGGACCACGAGAAGAAAGACGTCCTGGTTTTGGTGGAGAAGGGACG GACGTTCCACCTGCGGGGCGTCGGCCGCGCCGACTTCGGGTTGTGGTACGCCGACATCCAACGGGCCGGAGGCGGGAAAGGCGACGCGCTGCGCGAGCAGCAGCTGAGCAGGAACGACATCCCCATCATCGTGGACAGCTGCATAGCCTTCATCACGCAGTACG GTCTGGGCCACGAGGGGATTTACCGCAAGAACGGAGCCAAGTCCCGAATCAAACTGCTCATGGAGGAGTTCCGGCGAGACGCCCGGCGAGTCAAACTGCGCATCGGAGACCACTTCATCGAGGACGTCACGGACGTCCTCAAGCGCTTCTTCCGGGAAATCGACGACCCCGTCTTCGTGGCCGATCTCCATCCGCTGTGGCAGGAGGCGGCGAGTGAGTGGCTCGCTCGGTCGGTGGGCTCTGGGCGCCATTGGCCGGGTTCTCCCAGAAACGCCCCCCGATCTGTTTTTCCCTCAGAGATCAAGCTGAAAGGTTCCAGGTTAGACCGCTACAAGGAGATCATCCGGACGCTTCCGCGGGTCAACAGGATGACTCTGGCGTCGCTGGTCAGCCACCTCTACAG AGTGCAGAAATGCGCCAACCTGAACCAGATGTGCACCAAGAACCTGTCGCTGCTCTTCGCGCCCAGCCTCTTCCAGACGGACGGCAAAGGGGAACACGAGGTGAAGATTGTGGAAGATCTGATCGACAACTACCTGTGCATCTTCGAC ATCGACGAGGAGCACCAGAACCAGATGGAGTTGGAGATCAGCCTCATCACCTCCTGGAAGGACACACAA TTATCTCAGGCGGGAGATCTGATCATCGAGGTCTACCTGGAGACCAAGACGCCCGACAGCTGCATTACGCTAAAA GTGTCGCCCAACATGTGCGCCGAGGAGCTGACCAATCAGGTTCTCTACATGAGAAACGTCCCCGCCGGAGACAGGGACGTCTGGATGACCTTTGAGGTCATCGAGGACGGCCAGCTGG AACGTCCGTTGCACCCCAAAGAGAAGGTCCTGGAACAAGCGCTGCAGTGGTGCAAGATGGCCGACCCGAGCTCCGCCTACCTGCTGGTGAAGAGGGTCCCCAAAGGAAACGGCATCGACATCTTCACAT CCTACAAGAGCGACCTGATGAAGGTCGGGGTGCTGAGGTGTCGCGAGGAGCCGCCTAAGCTGCTACAGGGAAACAAGTTCCAGGAGAGGAGCTTCCAGATCAAGAAGAACAAACTGCTTCTGCTCAAGGACAAGAAG AGCTTGAAAGCGGAGAAGGAGTGGCCACTCAAGAACATGAAGGTCTACATGGGGGTGCGCAGGAAACTCAAAGCTCCGACGAG GTGGGGCTTCACCTTGATGTCACCCAAGCATCAGCT GTTCCTGTGTTGTCCGAGCGAAGCCGACTTGTGGGACTGGGTGAGCAGTTTCCTCCGAGCCCAG AACAAGGAGCCGGGGCCCCCCGTCCTGCGACGCCACTCTTCGTCCGACATCGCCAAGCAGAAGTTCGGCACCATGCCGCTGGTGCCCATCCGAGGGGACGAGAGCAACCGCGGCATGCTGTCGGCCAATCAGACGCTG AGGAAGCTTCACGACCGCAGGACGCTGTCCATGTTCTTC ccgatgaaggtgcagcaggaCAGCGCGGAGGAGGGTCGGCAGTCTCCGGAACCGCTCTACGAGGAGGTGGGCGACTTTGGCTTGCAGGTGCTCAAATCCCTGGAGACCAGCTTCCTGTGCGGCAACGAGACGCGAGAGCTCCCGGATCCGCCGCTTCCCGTCGCGCGCTCCGACCCGGAACCGGAAGCGGACCCTCGCCCGCAGGCCGCCTGCACTCCGGCGCAGGAGCTCCTCCTGCGGGAAATGTCCAGCGCCTTCGGGGGCAAGGCCCAATTGGAGGAAGCGGAGGGCATTTCGCTCCTTTGA